Proteins encoded by one window of Chryseobacterium foetidum:
- a CDS encoding helix-turn-helix transcriptional regulator, protein MPSETNLPFFKNENISVNIGGLDNEYQIETENCFNLVFFLSSNISLEADDIHSEISIKKNSYILHYSFSKKTAKLISTSSSAMEFLHIQFEYSYISNLLDPQESKENKSILDRMIKNQFILLNHSEPPKITVEMHMIIKEITESSKKGVLQKLLIEAKIIKLLMLIFEQFSEYKNIPTTENTAQITKSFIDKYYAQQISTLDIALQLGLNETKIRSEFKSEYKLTISEYINELRMLKARKMIVNREFLIKEIASECGYEYVPNFSRAFKKKYGISPDKLRNI, encoded by the coding sequence ATGCCATCAGAAACTAATCTACCTTTTTTCAAAAACGAAAACATCTCCGTAAACATTGGTGGATTAGATAATGAATACCAAATCGAAACCGAAAACTGCTTCAATCTTGTGTTTTTTCTGAGCTCCAATATAAGTCTTGAAGCAGATGATATTCATTCTGAAATTTCGATTAAAAAAAATTCTTATATTCTTCATTACAGTTTCTCTAAAAAAACCGCGAAACTGATTTCAACAAGCAGTTCTGCAATGGAATTTCTACATATTCAGTTTGAATATTCCTATATTTCAAATCTTTTGGATCCTCAAGAAAGTAAAGAAAACAAAAGTATTTTGGACAGGATGATTAAAAATCAGTTTATATTATTAAATCATTCAGAACCTCCAAAAATCACTGTTGAAATGCACATGATTATTAAGGAAATCACAGAAAGTTCTAAGAAAGGGGTTTTACAGAAACTCTTAATTGAAGCCAAAATTATAAAACTTCTCATGCTTATTTTTGAGCAATTCAGCGAATATAAAAACATTCCTACTACTGAAAATACTGCTCAGATAACAAAAAGTTTTATTGATAAATATTACGCACAGCAGATCAGCACACTTGATATTGCACTACAATTGGGTTTAAATGAAACTAAAATAAGGTCTGAATTTAAATCTGAATATAAACTTACAATTTCAGAATACATCAATGAACTCAGAATGTTGAAAGCCAGAAAAATGATTGTTAACAGAGAATTTCTCATTAAAGAAATAGCATCGGAATGCGGCTATGAGTACGTACCCAATTTCAGCCGTGCATTTAAAAAGAAATATGGAATTTCACCTGATAAACTGAGGAATATTTAA
- a CDS encoding fumarate hydratase has translation MDFRYQDPYPILKDDTVYKKLTSDYVKVEQHGEREILTIDPKGLELLAEEAMADVSFMLRSSHLESLRRIIDDPEATDNDRFVAYNLLQNAAVAVEGALPSCQDTGTAIVMGKKGENVYTGVEDGEYLSKGIYNTYQKRNLRYSQVVPLTMFDEKNSGSNLPAQIDIYAKKGNYYEFLFLTKGGGSANKTFLYQKTKSLLNEKSLEAFVKERISDLGTAACPPYHLALVIGGTSAEANLAAVKKASAKYYDNLPTEGNEAGQAFRDLEWEAKVQKICQESAIGAQFGGKYLTHDVRVIRLPRHAASCPVGMGVSCSADRNIKGKITKDGIFLEQLEQDPKRFLPATPPHLEEAVEIDLNKPMPEILAELSKYPIKTRLKLNGTLIVARDIAHAKIKELLDAGKPMPEYFKNHPIYYAGPAKTPEGMASGSFGPTTAGRMDVYVDEFQSHGGSMVMLAKGNRTADVTNACNKYGGFYIGSIGGPAAILAKDNILSVEVVDFPELGMEAVRKIEVKDFPAFIITDDKGNDFFADLAH, from the coding sequence ATGGATTTTAGATATCAGGATCCGTATCCAATTTTGAAAGATGATACGGTTTATAAAAAATTGACTTCAGACTATGTGAAAGTGGAGCAGCATGGCGAAAGAGAAATTTTAACCATCGACCCGAAAGGTCTGGAACTTCTTGCTGAAGAAGCTATGGCAGATGTTTCTTTCATGCTTCGTTCTTCACATTTGGAAAGTTTAAGAAGAATTATTGATGATCCTGAAGCAACCGATAACGACAGATTTGTTGCTTACAACTTACTTCAAAATGCAGCAGTTGCTGTGGAAGGTGCTTTACCTTCTTGCCAAGATACCGGAACGGCGATCGTGATGGGAAAAAAAGGTGAAAATGTGTACACTGGCGTTGAAGACGGCGAATATTTAAGCAAAGGAATTTACAATACTTACCAAAAAAGAAACCTAAGATATTCTCAGGTTGTTCCTCTAACGATGTTTGATGAGAAAAATTCAGGTTCCAATCTTCCGGCGCAGATTGATATCTATGCTAAAAAAGGAAATTACTACGAATTTTTATTCCTGACGAAAGGTGGAGGTTCTGCCAACAAAACTTTCCTTTATCAGAAAACGAAATCTTTATTGAACGAAAAGTCTTTGGAAGCTTTTGTGAAAGAAAGAATTTCAGATTTGGGAACAGCTGCCTGCCCGCCTTATCACCTGGCTTTGGTAATTGGTGGAACTTCAGCTGAAGCGAATTTGGCTGCAGTGAAAAAAGCTTCTGCAAAATATTATGACAATCTTCCGACAGAAGGAAATGAGGCCGGACAGGCATTCAGAGATTTGGAGTGGGAAGCAAAAGTTCAGAAAATCTGTCAGGAAAGTGCTATTGGTGCTCAGTTTGGCGGAAAATATTTAACGCACGACGTGAGAGTAATCAGATTGCCTCGTCACGCAGCTTCTTGTCCGGTAGGAATGGGAGTTTCCTGTTCAGCAGACAGAAATATCAAAGGGAAAATTACCAAAGACGGAATTTTCTTAGAGCAATTGGAGCAGGATCCGAAAAGATTTTTACCTGCAACGCCGCCACATTTGGAAGAAGCCGTAGAAATCGATCTGAACAAGCCAATGCCTGAAATTTTAGCTGAACTTTCAAAATATCCTATCAAAACAAGATTAAAATTAAACGGAACTTTAATTGTTGCCAGAGATATTGCTCATGCAAAAATCAAAGAATTATTGGATGCAGGAAAGCCGATGCCTGAATACTTCAAAAACCACCCAATTTACTACGCGGGTCCTGCGAAAACACCGGAAGGAATGGCTTCAGGAAGTTTCGGACCGACAACTGCGGGAAGAATGGATGTTTACGTAGACGAATTCCAGAGTCACGGAGGAAGTATGGTGATGTTGGCAAAAGGAAACAGAACTGCTGATGTAACCAATGCTTGTAATAAATACGGCGGTTTCTACATCGGTTCAATCGGCGGACCGGCTGCAATTTTGGCGAAAGACAATATTTTGTCTGTTGAGGTTGTTGATTTCCCGGAATTAGGAATGGAAGCAGTAAGAAAAATTGAGGTGAAAGACTTCCCTGCGTTCATCATAACTGACGATAAAGGCAATGACTTCTTCGCAGATTTGGCACATTAA